TGCGCCCGGTTCGTAAATCCGGTGGACGCAACAATATGGGCCGCATCACATGCCGCCATCGCGGCGGCGGTCATCGCCGGCACTATCGCGTGATCGATTTTAAGCGGAACAAATTTGGCGTTCCCGCCAAGGTTGCCACCATCGAATATGATCCCAACCGCACAGCCCGCATCGCCCTGCTTCACTATGTGGACGGCGAAAAGCGCTACATCATTGCCCCCGAAGGTATTAGCGTGGGCATGAAAGTGATGTCCGGCCCTGAAGCCGAAATCTCGCTGGGCAACGCAATGCCATTGGAACGCATCCCGTTGGGCTCCATGGTGCATAATATTGAATTGAAAAAAGGCCGCGGTGGACAGATTGCCCGTTCCGCCGGAGCTTATGGTCAGGTTGTGGCCAAAGACGGTGACTACGTTCATGTGAAAATGCCTTCGAACGATGTCCACCTGATTCGCAAGGAATGCCTTGCCACAATCGGTCAGGTCAGCAATGCCGACCACACCCTGATCCAGATTGGAAAAGCGGGCCGCAAACGCTGGATGGGAATTCGACCCACAGTTCGCGGCGTGGTGATGAACCCACACGATCACCCCATGGGCGGTGGTGAGGGAAAAACCTCTGGTGGACGCCATCCGGTTTCACCCTGGGGCAAGCCTGCCAAAGGTGGCAAAACCCGCAGAACCCGCAAGTATTCCGATAAATATATCGTGAAAGCCGTGAAAAAGAGATAAAGGAAGGAAAAAATGGCACGTTCAATCAAGAAAGGTCCCTTTGTCGACGATCATCTGCTGAAGAAAGTGGAAATCCTGAACGCCGGCACGAAGAAAAGTGTGATCAAGACCTGGTCACGTCGTTCCATGATCATCCCCTCTTTTATCGGCCACACTTTTTCGGTTCACAACGGTCACAAATTTGTGCCGGTGTATGTGACTGAAAACATGGTGGGTCACAAGTTGGGAGAGTTTTCCCCAACCCGCACCTATCGTGGACATAAAGATAAGAAAAAAGGCAGATAAGGGAGCACTTAAATGGAAGCGACAGCCAAACTACGTTTTGCCCGCGGTTCAGCCCGCAAAGCCCGTCTGGTTTTAGATCAGATCCGCTATAAGAGCGTTCCCGAAGCCCAGGGTATCCTGCGTTTTTCCCGTCGTCGGGCAGCTGGCCCCATCGGTAAATTGCTGGATTCCGCAGTGGCAAACGCCCTTGTTAAAGAACCCCGCCTCGATCTGAAGCAGATGTATGTGACCGAGGCCATGGCCGACTCCGGCCCACAGATGAAACGCTACAGACCCAGGGCTCATGGCAGGGCCTATATGATTCGCAAACAGACCTGTCATATCTCCCTGGAAATTCGTAAAATAGAGGAATAGGAGGAATACCTTGGGACAAAAAATACACCCCATTCTTTACCGTATCGGTGTGAATAAAGACACTGAATCGATCTGGTTTGCCCAGGGTTCCACCTATGTGGACTACCTGCTGGAAGACATCCAGATCCGAGAATACATCCACAAGCGCCTGGCGCAAAAGATGGTTTCCCGCGTGCAAATCTCGCGCAAAACCAGCTCCATCACCATTGATATCCACACCGCCCGTCCGGGTTTGGTGATTGGTAAAAAAGGTGAAGACATCGACCGTCTGCGCAACGAGCTCAACGTTCTGATCAACAAGAACCGCCCCACACCCGTCACCGTTCTGATCAATATTGAACAGATTGAAAGGATGTGGCTGGATGCTAGGTTGGTGGGACAGGAAATCGCGCGCCAACTGGAGGAAAGGGTTGCTTTCCGCCGCGCCATGAAGCTGGCCATCCGCAACGTGATGCGAGACGGAGCGGAAGGCGTGAAAGTTCAGGTTTCAGGCCGTCTTGGCGGCGCGGAAATCGCCCGCACCGAGCGCTATAAACAGGGTCGTACCCCACTTCATACCCTGCGTGCCGATATTGATTATGCCCACGTGGAAGCAAACACCACCTACGGTGTAATTGGCATCAAGGTATGGATTTACAAGGGCGACATCCTGGGTTAGGAGAAGGTAAATGTTAGCACCAAAAAAAGTTAGATATCGTAAAATGATGAAAGGCCGTCGCAGAGGCCTTGCCTGGACCGGAAGCAACGTCGATTTCGGCGATTACGGTCTCATTGCCCTTGAGGACGCTTTCATCACCAGCCGCCAGATTGAAGCCGCTCGTATTGCCATCACCAGGCACATGAAGCGCGTGGGAAAGGTCTGGATCCGCATATTTCCTGATAAGCCCATCACCAAAAAGCCTGCCGAAACCCGCATGGGAAAAGGAAAAGGCGCTCCCGAATATTGGGTGGCGGTGGTGCGTCCCGGCCGCGTTCTTTTTGAACTGGAAGGCGTGGATTTGAAGGTTGCCAAAGAGGCAATGCGCCTGGCAGCACACAAGCTTCCAATCAAAACCCGCATGATTGCCCGGGAAGGAGTTGAGCTATGAAGATGGACGAAATCCGCAAAATGAGTGTGGAAGAACTGAACGCCCGGCTGGAAGAGCTGCGCGTTGAACTTTTCAACCTGCGCTTTCAAAAATCGAAAAACCTGCTGGATCGCCCGGACAGGATGCGCATCGTGAGAAGGGAAATTGCCCGCATCAACACATTTTTGAACGCAAAGGAAGTGAGGTAAACCGTGGCTGAACCCCGTAAAATGATAAAACAGGGCGTGGTGGTGAGCGATAAGAACGACAAGACCATTGTGGTTCGTGTCCAACGCCAATTCACGCATCCATTGTATAAAAAAACCGTGCGCCGCCACAAAAAGTTCATGGCACACGACGAGAACAACGACGCGAACATCGGAGACGTGGTCCAAATCGTGGAATTCCGTCCGATGAGCGCTCGCAAACGCTGGGCTCTGCACAAAATTGTCGAGCGCAGCAAATAATATGGGAGTTTTGGAATGATTCAAGCCGAAACTATGTTGAATATCGCCGATAACTCCGGTGCCCGCAGAGCTCAGTGTATCAAGGTTCTGGGCGGCACCAGACGTAAATACGCCAGCGTTGGCGACGTCATAGTTGTTGCGATCAAATCCGCCACACCCGGCGGCAAGGTTAAAAAAGGCAGCGTTGAACGTGCCGTGATCGTTCGCACCGCGAAAGAGATCAGACGCGCGGATGGAACCTATATCCGTTTTTCAGATAACGCAGCCGTGATCATCGACGAAAAGCACGACCCCAAGGGAACCCGCATCTTTGGCCCGGTGGCACGCGAACTTCGCGAGCATGCCTATATGAAGATAGTTTCCCTGGCGCCGGAAGTGCTGTAGGGAGATAGTGATGCCAAAGAAAATGAAAATCAAAAAAGGCGACTACGTGATTGTGATCTCCGGTGAGGATAGAGGCCGTAAAGGCCGCGTTCTCAAATCTTTTCCCAAGGTCAACAAAGTGGTGGTGGAAAAAGTGCACATGATCAAGAAACACTCGAAGCCTTCACAAACCAACCCCCAGGGCGGCATCATCTCCAAAGAGGCGCCCATCAATGCCTCAAACGTGATGCTGTTCAACGAAAAACTGAATACCGTTACCAAACCGGTTTTCAAAGCCCGTGAAGGGCGACGAGTCCGCGTTTGCAAAAAAACCGGTGACGAACTGTAAAAGAGGGGAAAATGAACAGAATTCAAGAACAATATCGTAAGGCGGTGGTCCCTGCGCTCGAAAAGCGCTTTGAATACAAAAACCCGCATCAGGTTCCCAGTTTGAACAAAATCGTGGTGAGCATGGGCGTGGGTGAAGCCACCCAGAATAAGGCCCTGCTGGACAACGCCGTGAAGGACTTGGAGCAGATAACTGGACGCAAGCCCATCGTCACCAAGGCGCGCAAATCCATCTCGAACTTCAAGCTGCGTCAAGGCATGCCCATCGGCTGCAAGGTGACCTTGCGCGGAGAAATCATGTATGAGTTTTTTGACCGCTTGGTTTCCATCGTGATTCCCCGTATTCGAGACTTCCGCGGGATTTCCACGGATTCTTTTGATGGCAGGGGAAACTTTTCCATGGGCCTCAAAGAGCAGACCGTTTTTCCCGAGATAGAATTCGATAAAATCGACAACCTGCGTGGGTTGAATATCAATATCATCACCACCGCGCGGAACGACGATGAAGCCCGGGAACTGCTCAAAGAGCTTGGAATGCCTTTCAAGCGTGAAGAAGAATAAGGAGAATGCATGGCAAAGAAATCTTTGATCCTTAAACAACAAAGAAAACCTAAATTTAAAGTCAGGCAATATAACCGCTGCAAGATTTGCGGTCGCCCCAGGGCCTACATGCGCGATTTTGGCATGTGTCGCCTGTGTTTCCGCAAATACGCTTCCTTGGGACAAATCCCGGGAATCACCCGATCCAGCTGGTAAGCAAAGGAGCAATTAAATGAGCGTAAGTGATCCGATAGCTGATGCATTGACCAAGATTCGCAATGCATATCGTGCCGGACATCCGCATGTGATCGTCAAACATAGCCGCATTATTGAGGCTTTGACGAAGATCCTCGCCGAGGAAAACTTCGTAAATAGCGTCCAGGTTCTCGACAGAGATCCTGAGCAAAAAATAAATTATCGCCGCATCCTGGTGAATCTTCGCTATACCAATGATGGTATGCCCATCATTCAAGGTTTGGTGAGGATATCAAAACCTGGACGCCGCGTGTATGTGAAAGCAGACAAAATCCCCAGCGTTTTCAACAATACTGGCTGCGCGGTGATCTCCACCTCTCAGGGTGTGATGGTCGATCGCGACGCCCGCATCAAACGCGTTGGTGGGGAATATATCTGCAAGGTTTGGTAGGAGGTTTAATCAATGTCACGCATAGGTAGAGCTCCTATAAAAATCGATCCGAGCGTCAACGTGGAAATCCAGGAAAACCTGGTTCGCGTGAAAGGAAAGCTGGGCGAACTGCAATATGAAATGCTGCCGGGTATAAGCCTGGAACTGGAAGATGGCATAATCAATGTCAAGCGTGCAAACGACAGCAAATCCCAACGCGCCGTGCATGGCCTCACTCGTGCCCTCATCCAAAACATGGTCATCGGTGTTACCGAAGGCTATTTGAAAACACTCCATTTGATCGGCACTGGATATTCCGCGGAAAGGGTTGGACCCTGGCTGAGGCTCAGTCTGGGTTATGCCCATGATATCTTGCTGGAGATTCCCGAAGGTCTCGAAGTTGAAGCCGAGGCTGTTCCTCGCTCCAAAACGGTGCGTTCGGACCTGCAAAGCATCATCCGCGTTAAAGGAATCGATAAACAACTGGTTGGCCATTTCGCCGCCGAAATTCGTACCTGCCGCCCACCCGAAAATTACAAGGGAAAGGGCATCCGCTATGACAATGAACATGTGACCATCAAAGCCGGCAAAGCCGGAGCATAAAAAGGCAGGGAGTAAACAATGATAAAACCAAGTAACATAGTTAAAAACACCCTGCGCGTTCGTCGTCGTCGCGCAATCCGCAACAGACTGAATGGCACTACTGAGCGCCCGCGCCTGGTGGTTTTTCGCTCTTTGAAACACATTTACGCCCAGATCATTGATGATACAACCGGGAAAACCTTGGTTTCCGCCTCTTCACGCGGCAAGGATGTCGAGATTCCAAAAGGGATCAAGAAAACCGAGCAAGGTTTCCAGGTTGGTCAAAAATTGGGAGAAAAAGCAATTGCTGCCGGGCTTTCGAAGGTTGCCTTCGATCGTGCCGGCTACAAATATCACGGCAGGGTGAAAGCCTTGGCCGAAGGCGCCCGCAAGGCCGGCCTTGATTTTTAAGGAGGAAACTTGAATTACGAACACAATCTGCCCGAGGAAGAAAGACTCGTTGAGACCGTGATCGAGACCAAACGTGTGGCCAAGGTCGTGAAAGGCGGACGTAACTTCAGTTTCACCGCCATAGTCGTTGTTGGCGACCGCGCTGGAAAAATCGGCGTTGGCAACGGCAAGGCCAATGAAATTGCCGACGCCATCCGCAAAGCGAAGGAAAGAGCCACCCGCTCGATGTTTAGTGTGCCCATCATAAACGGGACCATTCCCCATGAGACGATAGCACGCTATGGCGCCAGCCGCGTTATGATGAAACCTGCTTCCCCCGGTACAGGAGTTATCGCGGGAGGAACCACACGCGCCATTTTTGAAGCTGCCGGGATCCAAAATATCCTGTGCAAATCCCTGGGTTCAAACACCCCCACAAACGTGGTGAAAGCCACCGTGAACGGCCTCAGATCCATGCGCACACTGCAAGATATTGCCCGCTTGCGCAACAAGACCGTGGCTGAACTCACCGGAAGGGAGGAAAAAAGTGAAGATTAAAGTCACCCAGGTTCGCAGCACCATAAATCGTAAAGAAAATCATAAACGGATAATCCGTTCCCTGGGGCTGGGATCTCCCGGCAAATCCAGGATTCACAACGATAATCCCTGCATCCGCGGTATGATCAACAAAGTTTCATACCTGGTTACAGTTGAAGAAGTAAAGGGAGAATGATATGCTGACCCTTTCAAATCTTGGCAAACCCGCAGGCCGCAAAGCAAAACGACGCCTTGGAAAAGGCGAAGGCAGCGGCTTGGGAAGGCAATCTGGACGCGGACACAAAGGTCAAAAGTCCCGCGCTGGCGGAAACGTGCCTCCTGGTTTTGAGGGTGGACAAATGCCCATCAACCGTCGCCTGCCGAAGCGTGGCTTCACAAACCCCTTCCGCAAACATTTTCGCATCCTGAATCTTTCCCGCTTGGTTGAGCTGGAAGAAACACAATTCGACGTCGAAAAGCTGGAACTGCTGGGCTTGGTGCCCACCAAGGGCCAAAAAGGGAAATATCCCATCAAGGTTCTGGCCGGCCTGAACGAAGAATTCACCAAAACCGTTCACATCAAGGCACACGCTTTTTCACAGCGTGCCATTGAATTGATTGAAGCGAACGGCGGCAAAGCAGAGGTGGTGTGATTTGTTCAAGACCATCGCGAACATCTTCAGAATCCCGGATCTCAGAAAGAAAATTCTGTTCACCGGGCTCATTCTGGTGCTTTATCGCCTGGGTAGTTTTGTGCCCATTCCCGGGGTCAACGCTGCCGAGCTGAGCTCTTTTTTCCAGAGCCAGTCTGGCGGGCTTTTTGACCTGTTGAACCTCTTCGTGGGTGGAAACATCGAACGTGCCTCCATCTTCGCCTTGGGCATCATGCCCTACATCACGGCATCCATCGTGATCCAGCTTTTGGGAAGCATCATTCCCTATTTTGAAAAGCTGCGCAAAGAAGGCGCCGACGGTGAAAAGAAGATGAACCAGATAACCCGCTATTTCACGGTTGCTCTGGCTGCCTTCAACGCTATCACCATTCTGGTGGGCCTCACAAACATGATGGGAGCCACCGGACCAGTGGTGCCAAATGCCAACTTCCTGTTTTTTCTGACTGGCATGGTAACCCTGATAACCGGAACCATGATAGTGATGTGGCTGGGTGAACAAATCACCGAGTTCGGCATTGGAAACGGCATTTCGCTGATTATCTTTGCCGGTATCATCGCTCGCTATCCGGAAGGGTTTGTCAATATGTTCCGCACCCGTTTCAGCAGCATCGGCGGGATTATCCAATCCCTTTTGGCCGTTGTTGTGATGGTTCTGGTCACCGGCGCGATTATCTTTGTAACTGAAGCCATCCGCAAAATCCCTGTCCAATATGCCAAACGCATTGTGGGCAGAAGGGTTTACGGTGGTCAAAGTACCTACATCCCTCTGCGTGTGAACACTGCCGGAGTTATTCCCATCATCTTTGCCCAGTCCATCCTGATGTTTCCTGCCACGCTCATCACCCTTTTCCAGGGCGGAAACACCGAACCGGGAACCTTCTGGCACCAACTGCGAGTGCTTTTCACCCCCGGTCACTGGGTTTACACCATCATCTACGTGGCACTCATCATATTCTTTGCCTATTTCTATACTGCGCTTGTTCTTAATCCCACCGAAATGGCAGAAAACATGGTGAAATACGGTGGACATATCCCCGGAAAAAAACCCGGTAAAAAGACTGCGGAATACATTTCTTCCGTGCTTACACGTATCACCCTTCCCGGCGCTGTGTTCTTTGCCTTCGTGGCGCTTTTACCCGAATTGATGACCCATATTTTCAAGCTGCCCTTCTACTTTGGCGGAACCGGTCTCATCATCGTGGTTGGCGTCGCTTTGGACACCCTGCGCCAGATCGAATCCCATCTCGTGATGCGTCACTATGACGGCTTCATGAAGAAAGGAAAACTCCGCGGACGCTCCAGTTGATCATGATATTCCGCAAATCTCCCCTCGAACAAGAAAAGATGCGCGCTGCGGGCAAGATCATCGGCCAGTTGCTGGATGAGCTTTCCAGGCGGATTGTGCCCGGGGTGAACACCTGGGATTTGGATGTCTTTGCCTACGATTTCATCGTTTCAAAAGGCGCCAAACCAGCCTTCAAAGGTTATACGGTGCCCGGTCTTTACCCATTTCCGGGAACTTTGTGCACTTCACCAAATTCTGGCATTGTTCACGGAATTCCTTCAAAAAAAGTGGTTCTGCAAGAGGGAGATATCATTGGGATCGACGTTGGCGCCGTGCTGGACGGCTATTATGGAGATGCTGCCCGCACTTACGCGGTTGGAGCGATTTCCACCCAGGCACAAAGACTTATGGATATAACTTCCGAAGCTCTGCGCCGGGGCATCGAAGCCGCCAAACCCGGAAACCGGGTGGGAGATATTTCCCACGCCATCGGTTCCTACGTGAGAGCACAGGGCTACTATGTAGCCGACAATCTCACCGGACACGGAATCGGGCGCCATCTCCATGAAGAGCCCCAGATCCCAAATCACGGAAATCCCGGCAGGGGTCCCCGCCTTCAAAGCGGAATGGCCCTCGCCATCGAACCCATGGTCAACATTGGCACAAATCGAGTCAGGGAAAACGGCTGGGAGTTTTTCACAGCCGACGGCAGTCTCTCCGCCCATTTCGAACATACCATCATCGTTACGGAAGACGAGCCCCGCATCCTGACCCATGCCTGAAGGAGCAAGTATATGAGTAAAGCCGGCGTTATAGAAGTGGAAGGAATCGTGACCGAAGCCCTTCCCAACACCACTTTTAAGGTTCAACTGGAAAACGGCCATGAAATACTGGCCCACAGTTCTGGTAAAATGCGGATGCACTATATCCGCATCCTTCCCGGAGACAAGGTCAAGGTGGAGCTTTCACCTTACGACCTCAGCCGCGGAAGGATTACCTACCGATATAAATAATAAACATTGCAGGAAGTAACTGCACTCTTGCAAGGAGACGATAATGAAAGTGAGATCATCAGTCCGTGTAGTCTGTAAAGACTGTCGGATCATCAAACGCCACGGCGTGATCCGTGTTATCTGCAGTTCCAACCCAAAACACAAACAGAGACAGGGTTAAGGAGGACCAACTTGGCACATATTGCAGGTATAGAAATTCCCAAGAACAAACGCCTGTTCATTGGCCTCACCTATATTTATGGCATCGGCCCAAGCCTTGCCAAGGAAATCTGCCGCAAAGCAAATGTGGACGAAACCAAACTGGTGGGAGACCTTAGCGTCGAAGAAGAGAAAACCATTCGCGACATCGTGCAACACGACTATGCGGTGGAAGGAACACTGCGCACCCAGGTGGCAATGAACATCAAGCGCCTCATGGAAATTGGCTGCTATCGTGGCCAGCGCCACAAACGCGGATTGCCCGTTCGCGGTCAACGCACCCACACAAACGCGCGCACACGCAAGGGCCCCCGCGCCAGCGCCATCAAAAAGAAGAAATAGGAGTGAACCGATAAATGGCAAAGAAAACCAGAACCAAGAAAAAACGCGTCCGTCTGTCTTTTGACGAAGGTATCGTGTTTGTCCACTCCAGCTTTAACAACACCATCGTTTCTCTGGCTGATCGCTCTGGAAACATCCTCACCTGGTCCAGCGGTGGCAGAGTGGGCTACAAAGGCTCACGTAAGGCAACCCCGTTTGCAGCCCAATTGGCCGCTACGGAAGTGTCCAAAGCTGGCATGGAAATGGGAATCACCCGCGTGGGCGTGATCGTAAAAGGACCTGGCAGTGGCAGGGAATCCGCCATCCGCGCGGTGAACGCCTCCGGCCTCAAAGTCACCATGATTAAAGACGCCACACCCATTCCCCATAATGGCTGCCGTCCACCAAAAACCAGAAGGATATAAGAGAGGAAATAATGGCAAGATACACCGGACCACGTGCCAGACTTTGCCGCAAATTTGGCGAAAACATCTTTGGCACCGCAAAATACGACAGGATCCTGAACCGCCGCAAATTCCCTCCCGGACAGCACGGCAGAAATATGCGCCGCAAGCAAAGCGACTATTTCATCCACCTGCGTGAAAAGCAAAAACTTAGAAACATCTACTGCCTCCTCGAACGGCAGTTCAGCAACTATTTTCACAAAGCGGCTAAAATGGGCGGGGTCACAGGCGACAACCTCCTTCAGCTTCTGGAGCGCCGTCTTGACAACACCGTTTACCGCCTCGGCTTTGCCACCACCAGGATGCAGGCTCGCCAATTCGTGAACCATGGACATTTCCAGGTGAACGGAAAAAAAGTGGACATCCCCTCCTACCTTCTGAAGGATGGAGATATCATCGAAGTCCGCCCAAAAAGCAAAGGCATGAAGCCCCTGGTGGAAGCCTGGGACAACTCGGAAGCCAGCTCACCCTACCCATGGCTTTCGGTGGATAAAGACAACATGCGCGGGCAGTTTGAACACATTCCGGCTGCCCAGGAGATCCCCAACACCGTTGACCTGCGCCTCATTGTTGAGTACTACTCCAAATAATCGCTGAACCCAGCAAGGAGTCATTATGCTATACTTGGAACCCCTGCAAATGCCCGAAAACGTGGATTACGACAGGGAAAGCTATTCCCCCCACTATGGCAGGTTCGAGATCGGGCCGCTGGAGCCCGGTTTTGGAACCACGATCGGCAACATCCTGCGCCGGGTGCTTTTATCCTCGGTTCAAGGTTCGGCCGTTCGTTTCGTCCGAATCGAAGGCCTGCACCACGAGTTTTCGCCCATACCAGGCACAAACTCCGATTATATCGACCTGATCCTGCGTCTCAAGCAGTTGGTGGTTTATTCCACTTCCGTGGATGAGGTCACCGTCGTGCTTGAACACAAGGGAAAAGGTGTGGTGACGGCAAACATGATCCAGGACAACCCCAACATCCGCATCATAAACAAAGATCTCTACCTGCTGGAAATAACCGAGGATGTGGACCTGAAAATCGAGATGATAATTGGCAATGGACGCGGCTATGTCTCTGCTTCACAACAGGATATGGAAGATAGATCCGTGGGCTTCATTCCCATCGATTCCATCTATTCGCCCATCCTCAAAGTCAATTTCAGCGTGACCCACCAGCGCGTGAAGGAACGCATGAATTTCGACAAACTCATTCTGGAGATCCATTCAAACGGCTCTGTGGAGCCAATTGTGGCGCTTTTCCTGTCCGCGAAGATTCTGCGCGATATGGTTGGAAAAATCAGCCGTTTTGAAACCGAACCCCAATATATCCGGGAAGTGAAACTGGATCCGGAACTGGAAGAGATGGAGCGCATCCTGGCTTTGCCCGTGCGTGAGATAGAATTAACTGTCCGCGCCGCGAATTGCCTTGCCGCCGCCGAGATTGAAACCATTGGCGAT
This sequence is a window from Candidatus Cloacimonadota bacterium. Protein-coding genes within it:
- the infA gene encoding translation initiation factor IF-1, whose translation is MSKAGVIEVEGIVTEALPNTTFKVQLENGHEILAHSSGKMRMHYIRILPGDKVKVELSPYDLSRGRITYRYK
- the rpmJ gene encoding 50S ribosomal protein L36, coding for MKVRSSVRVVCKDCRIIKRHGVIRVICSSNPKHKQRQG
- the rpsM gene encoding 30S ribosomal protein S13, with product MAHIAGIEIPKNKRLFIGLTYIYGIGPSLAKEICRKANVDETKLVGDLSVEEEKTIRDIVQHDYAVEGTLRTQVAMNIKRLMEIGCYRGQRHKRGLPVRGQRTHTNARTRKGPRASAIKKKK
- the rpsK gene encoding 30S ribosomal protein S11, coding for MAKKTRTKKKRVRLSFDEGIVFVHSSFNNTIVSLADRSGNILTWSSGGRVGYKGSRKATPFAAQLAATEVSKAGMEMGITRVGVIVKGPGSGRESAIRAVNASGLKVTMIKDATPIPHNGCRPPKTRRI
- the rpsD gene encoding 30S ribosomal protein S4 is translated as MARYTGPRARLCRKFGENIFGTAKYDRILNRRKFPPGQHGRNMRRKQSDYFIHLREKQKLRNIYCLLERQFSNYFHKAAKMGGVTGDNLLQLLERRLDNTVYRLGFATTRMQARQFVNHGHFQVNGKKVDIPSYLLKDGDIIEVRPKSKGMKPLVEAWDNSEASSPYPWLSVDKDNMRGQFEHIPAAQEIPNTVDLRLIVEYYSK
- a CDS encoding DNA-directed RNA polymerase subunit alpha, with the protein product MLYLEPLQMPENVDYDRESYSPHYGRFEIGPLEPGFGTTIGNILRRVLLSSVQGSAVRFVRIEGLHHEFSPIPGTNSDYIDLILRLKQLVVYSTSVDEVTVVLEHKGKGVVTANMIQDNPNIRIINKDLYLLEITEDVDLKIEMIIGNGRGYVSASQQDMEDRSVGFIPIDSIYSPILKVNFSVTHQRVKERMNFDKLILEIHSNGSVEPIVALFLSAKILRDMVGKISRFETEPQYIREVKLDPELEEMERILALPVREIELTVRAANCLAAAEIETIGDLVSKTDAEMLKFRNFGKKSLEEIVQKLKKYDLHLGMDVDGIQGQIREARSRGISIEAAPKVKKEEDIPEPAEPEEEIPTPPRKPVPPSKKKVKNAT